The Thermus oshimai DSM 12092 genome includes a window with the following:
- a CDS encoding DUF1028 domain-containing protein yields MEPVATFSLVAQDPRTGDLGVAVASKFLAVGAVVPYARAGVGAVATQSYANTTYGPRALAILEAGGSPEAVLEAFRRTDRDLPLRQFGLVAMSGESLTFTGEACHPWAGGRAGPGFAAQGNLLTGPEVVEAMVETFLLKEDLPLPERLVEALLAGDRAGGDRRGRQSAALLVVGAGKGYGGFSDRYVDLRVDDHPDPVPELFRLLDLHRLLFSRPKEKRPLTPEEIRWLQEALRRAGYYGGEATGTWDEATEAALRAFLGVENLEERYAGGPELDEGILAHLRARLAGA; encoded by the coding sequence ATGGAGCCCGTCGCCACCTTTTCCCTGGTGGCCCAGGACCCCAGGACGGGGGACCTGGGCGTGGCCGTGGCCAGCAAGTTCCTGGCGGTGGGGGCGGTGGTGCCCTACGCCCGGGCCGGGGTGGGGGCGGTGGCCACCCAGTCCTACGCCAACACCACCTACGGGCCCAGGGCCCTGGCCATCCTCGAGGCCGGGGGTAGCCCCGAGGCGGTCCTCGAGGCCTTCCGCCGCACGGACCGGGACCTCCCCTTGAGGCAGTTCGGCCTGGTGGCCATGAGCGGGGAGAGCCTCACCTTCACCGGGGAGGCCTGCCACCCCTGGGCCGGAGGGCGGGCCGGACCGGGCTTCGCCGCCCAGGGGAACCTCCTGACGGGCCCCGAGGTGGTGGAGGCCATGGTGGAGACCTTCCTCCTTAAGGAAGACCTCCCCTTGCCCGAAAGGCTCGTGGAAGCCCTCCTCGCCGGGGACCGGGCGGGGGGGGACCGGCGCGGGCGCCAGTCCGCGGCCCTTTTGGTGGTGGGCGCGGGGAAGGGGTATGGGGGCTTTAGCGACCGCTACGTGGACCTGCGGGTGGACGACCACCCCGACCCCGTGCCCGAGCTCTTCCGCCTCCTTGACCTTCACCGCCTTCTCTTCTCCCGGCCCAAGGAGAAGCGCCCCTTGACCCCCGAGGAGATCCGCTGGCTCCAGGAGGCCCTAAGGCGGGCGGGCTACTATGGGGGAGAGGCCACGGGGACTTGGGACGAGGCCACGGAGGCCGCCCTCAGGGCCTTCCTCGGGGTGGAGAACCTGGAGGAGCGCTACGCCGGGGGCCCTGAGCTGGATGAGGGGATCCTGGCCCACCTTAGGGCGCGCTTGG